Proteins encoded by one window of Salvia splendens isolate huo1 chromosome 5, SspV2, whole genome shotgun sequence:
- the LOC121802727 gene encoding uncharacterized protein LOC121802727: protein MGNCQAVDNASLVIQHPNGRVDKHYFPVSAAEIMKINPGHYVALLLLTTTLYSSKQPSQATTTNAPLRVTRIKLLRPTDTLLLGHVYRLVTSQEVMKGLWAKKQAKMKNGNVTEKNTSSSDCEALAKKKDDVKKKNNQERQRSRSKTQVNSATSKSRAWQPALKSISEAGT, encoded by the exons ATGGGCAACTGCCAAGCTGTTGATAACGCAAGCCTAGTAATCCAACACCCAAATGGCAGAGTTGATAAGCACTACTTCCCTGTTTCCGCCGCAGAAATCATGAAGATCAACCCCGGCCACTACGtcgccctcctcctcctcaccaCCACCCTCTACTCCTCCAAACAACCCTCTCAAGCCACCACTACCAACGCCCCTCTCCGTGTTACTCGGATCAAACTTCTTAGGCCTACTGATACTCTCCTTCTTGGCCATGTTTACCGTCTTGTCACCTCCCAAG agGTGATGAAAGGGTTGTGGGCAAAGAAGCAAGCAAAGATGAAAAATGGAAATGTAACAGAAAAAAATACTTCTAGTTCAGATTGTGAAGCTTTGGCAAAGAAAAAAGATGatgtgaagaagaagaataatcAG GAAAGGCAGAGGTCAAGAAGTAAAACACAAGTTAACTCTGCCACATCCAAGTCCAGAGCATGGCAACCAGCATTAAAGAGCATCTCTGAGGCTGGAACCtga